In Aphis gossypii isolate Hap1 unplaced genomic scaffold, ASM2018417v2 Contig00674, whole genome shotgun sequence, a genomic segment contains:
- the LOC126554985 gene encoding putative nuclease HARBI1, producing MASTVITWPNEQEKQETRNFFQIKGFSNVIGAIDGCHIHIDKPSSDPDSYYNRKKCFSIHMQAVCDHKNKIKSVFIGFPGSVHDVRVFRRSPLATNLETLCGENVILGDSAYPCLRNLITPFKDNGRLSRRQINFNKTLSSSRYVIEHCFGLLKQKFRQLYHCKLRKIEHIAHFIRACCVLHNLAIDDEFHMMNECEDEINNVNEIQLADDNDAGADVPEGTE from the exons ATGGCTAGCACCGTGATAACCTGGCCAAATGAGCAAGAAAAACAGGAAACAAGAAACTTTTTCCAAATAAAAGGATTTTCCAATGTTATCGGAGCTATTGATGGGTGTCATATACATATTGACAAACCTTCCTCAGACCCAGATTCTtactataatagaaaaaaatgtttttcaattcat ATGCAAGCAGTTTGtgaccataaaaataaaataaagagtgTATTCATCGGATTTCCTGGGTCGGTCCACGATGTTAGAGTTTTTAGGAGGTCACCATTGGCTACTAACTTGGAAACTCTATGTGGAGAAAATGTAATTCTTGGAGATAGTGCATATCCTTGCCTACGTAATCTAATTACACCATTCAAAGATAATGGTAGATTGAGCCGTCGgcaaataaactttaataaaaccCTTTCATCAAGTCGGTATGTTATTGAACATTGTTTTGGTTTGCTCAAGCAAAAGTTTAGGCAGCTTTACCACTGCAAGCTCCGCAAAATCGAACATATAGCACATTTCATTAGAGCTTGTTGTGTATTGCACAACTTGGCTATTGATGATGAATTCCATATGATGAATGAATGTGaagatgaaattaataatgtcaATGAAATTCAACTGGCCGATGACAATGATGCAGGAGCTGATGTCCCCGAAGGAACAgagtag